In Scophthalmus maximus strain ysfricsl-2021 chromosome 21, ASM2237912v1, whole genome shotgun sequence, one genomic interval encodes:
- the crygn2 gene encoding gamma-crystallin N-B, which produces MSQYSGKITFYEGKCFTGRKLEVRGDCDNFQDRGFMNRVNSIRVESGAWICFDHPDFKGQQYILEHGEYPEFQRWNSHNDHMGSCKPIRMHGEHYRIELFEACNFSGQCVEICEDCPFLQSRGLAKNCINSVKVYGDGAWVMYEEPNFRGRMYIVERGDYGSHNEWQAQNPNIQSIRRVVNYF; this is translated from the exons ATGTCGCAGTATTCTGGAAAG ATCACCTTCTATGAGGGGAAGTGCTTCACCGGCAGGaagctggaggtcagaggtgactGTGACAACTTCCAGGACCGTGGCTTCATGAACag ggtgAACTCCATCCGGGTCGAGAGCGGCGCCTGGATCTGCTTCGACCATCCCGACTTTAAGGGCCAGCAGTACATCCTGGAGCACGGAGAGTACCCAGAATTCCAGAGGTGGAACTCCCACAACGACCACATGGGATCCTGCAAACCCATCCGCATG CACGGCGAGCACTATCGCATCGAGCTGTTCGAGGCCTGTAACTTCTCGGGCCAGTGCGTGGAGATCTGTGAAGACTGTCCCTTCCTGCAGAGCCGCGGCCTCGCCAAGAACTGCATCAACTCCGTCAAGGTCTACGGAGACGGAGC CTGGGTGATGTACGAGGAGCCAAACTTCCGCGGCCGCATGTACATCGTGGAGCGCGGCGACTACGGCAGCCACAACGAGTGGCAGGCGCAGAACCCCAACATCCAGTCCATCCGCAGGGTCGTCAACTACttctaa
- the eci2 gene encoding enoyl-CoA delta isomerase 2, mitochondrial, with product MASLALRCSASWRLVTSRLLRVSSVPSGKLHTSAMKGATVQQFETAKNKLSTLQNDPGNRVKLQIYALFKQATQGPCTTSSPGMLDFVNRAKWDAWKALGSISQEEARQQYCDLIGSLVGAEPPSTDAVAAQPAGSTTMYKTLLVTTEDNITTIKMNRPAKKNAITTEMYNEIIAALEQAATDDSVLTVFTGAGDFYCSGNDLNNFVLGDGGVEEKARQGAELLRKYVRAYIGFPKPLVAVVNGPAVGISVTLLGLFDLVYASERATFHTPFSQLGQSPEGCSSYTFPSLMGPAKASEMLLFNKKVTAAQACELRLVTEVFPESSFQTEVWTRLKAYAKLPPNSLALSRQLIRSVEKQRLYDVNDLEVECLRGRWVSDECAAAIMSFFQAKAKL from the exons ATGGCCTCCCTCGCGCTGCGCTGCTCCGCTTCCTGGCGCCTCGTCACGTCACG CCTCCTCAGAGTCTCCAGCGTTCCGAGTGGGAAGCTTCACACCTCGGCCATGAAGG gTGCGACCGTGCAGCAGTTTGAGACAGCGAAGAACAAACTGTCGACGCTGCAGAACGACCCGGGAAACCGAGTGAAGCTGCAGATCTACGCTCTGTTCAAACAG gccACTCAGGGACCCTGCACCACGTCCAGTCCCGGCATGCTGGACTTTGTCAACAGGGCCAAATGGGACGCATGGAAAGCTCTGGGCTCCATCTCACAG GAGGAAGCCAGGCAGCAGTACTGCGACCTGATTGGTTCCCTGGTGGGGGCGGAGCCTCCGAGCACTGACGCGGTGGCCGCACAGCCTGCTGGGAGCACGACAATGTACAAGACGCTTTTGGTCACTACAGAGGAcaacatcaccaccatcaaGATGAACCGGCCGGCAAAGAAAAACGCCATCaccacagag aTGTACAACGAGATCATTGCAGCTCTGGAGCAGGCGGCGACAGACGACTCCGTCCTCACTGTGTTCaccg GTGCTGGCGACTTCTACTGCAGCGGAAACGACCTGAACAACTTTGTGCTCGGGGACGGAGGCGTGGAGGAGAAGGCCCGTCAGGGGGCGGAACTGCTCAG GAAGTACGTGAGGGCGTACATCGGCTTTCCCAAACCGCTGGTCGCCGTGGTGAACGGTCCGGCGGTAGGAATCTCTGTCACCTTGTTGGGACTGTTTGATCTGGTCTACGCCTCGGAGcgg GCCACGTTCCACACTCCGTTCAGTCAGCTGGGACAGAGTCCTGAAGGCTGCTCCTCCTACACCTTCCCCTCGCTGATGGGCCCTgccaag GCCAGTGAGATGCTGTTGTTCAATAAGAAGGTCACGGCAGCTCAGGCCTGTGAACTTCGTCTGGTCACAGAGGTTTTCCCAGAGAGCAGCTTCCAGACGGAGGTTTGGACCCGACTGAAGGCGTACGCCAAGCTGCCCCCcaac tctctggCGTTGTCCAGGCAGCTGATCCGCTCCGTGGAGAAGCAGCGTCTCTACGACGTGAACGACTTAGAGGTGGAATGTCTGAGAGGTCGCTGGGTGTCAGACGAGTGCGCCGCCGCCATCATGAGCTTCTTCCAGGCCAAGGCCAAGCTGtga